The sequence TACCCGCTGGTCCAGGGGTGCGTCCTCGTCATCGCACTGTCCACCGTGGCGGTGAACCTGGCGACGGACATTCTGTGCGCCCGTCTCGACCCGAGGATCCGCTATGAGTGATCGATCCGGTCTCCTCGCGCTCCTGCGCCGCACGGCCCGGCACCGGGGCGCCGCCGTCGGGATGGTCCTCCTTGCCCTGTTCCTCCTCGCCGCCGTCTTCGCGCCGGTCATCGCGCCGCGCGACCCCCTTGAACAAAAGCTCGACGAGGGGCTGTCGGGGCCTTCCGCCTCGCACTGGATGGGGCAGGACAAGTTCGGGCGCGACGTCCTTTCCCGGCTGATCCACGGGGCCCGCCTCTCCCTCGCCGTGGGGTTGGGGACGGTCGGCATCTCGCTCCTCATCGGCCTGGCCGCCGGCTCCCTCGCCGGCTTCCTCGGCGGCGCCGCGGACCGGATCTTCACCGGCGTCTGCGACGTCCTGTTGGCGTTCCCCGGGATCCTGCTCGCCATCGGGATCGCCGCCGTGCGCGGCCCCTCGTTCGGAAACGTCCTGTTCGCCCTTTCGATCCTCGGGTGGGTGGGGTACGCCCGGGTGATCCGCGCCCAGGTGCTCTCCGTGAAAACGAGGGAGTTCGTCGAGTCGGCCCGCGCCGTGGGGAGTTCCCCGTCGCGCCTCCTCCTGCGCCACATCCTCCCTAACGCGATCTCCCCGATCCTCGTGGAGGCGACCTTCGGGATCGCCCGCGCCATCGTCGCGGAGGCGGGGCTCTCTTTCCTGGGCCTGGGCGTCGCGCCGCCGGCGGCGTCGTGGGGGTCGATGATCGGCGAGGGCCGGCACTTCCTGTTCATCGCGCCGCACCTCGTGACGGCCCCCGGAGCGGCGATCCTTCTCACGGTGATGGCGTTCAACTTCGTCGGGGACGGGCTCCGCGACGCCCTCGACGTGACCACAACCACAACCCCGTGATAAAGTCTCCACGCTATGAGACATGGAGACAGCATCGCCTCCCCCCTCTGGGTCGGCTTTGAAGGGAAGACGCTTCCCGCCACGCTTTCGCGGTGGCTCGCGCGGGGCGAGGTCGGCGGCGTCGTCCTGTACTCCCGCAACATCGAGAGCCCGGCTCAGGTGCGCGGATTGTGCCGCGAGATCCGGTCCGCGGCGGGCCGAGGCAATCCCCTCCCGCTGATCGCCGTCGACCAGGAGGGAGGCCGTGTGGCGCGGTTGAAGGATCCGCCGTTCACCCGGTTTCCACCCGCCCGCGCCTGCTCCCTCTTCTGTTGCCGGAACGAGTCCGTGGCGGAAGGGCTGGGCGCCGCGACCGCCGCCGAGCTGCGGGCGGTGGGGATCGACGTGAACTTCGCCCCGGTCCTCGACGTGGACAGCAACCCTCGCAATCCGGTGATCGGGGATCGCGCCTTCTCCGAAGATCCGCACACCGCGGCCGCCCTCGGGATCGCGTTCGCGAAGGGATCGCTCTCCCGGGGGATCCTTCCGGTCGGGAAACATTTCCCGGGCCACGGGGACACGTCCGCCGACTCCCACAAAGAGCTGCCGGTCGTCCGGGCGGGAAGGCAGACGCTCCTTCGCCGCGAACTGCTCCCCTTCCGCCGCGCCGCGCGCGCGGGGATCCCGGCGCTCATGACCGCCCACGTGATGTACCCCGCGCTCGACCGCGCCTTGCCGGCCACCCTGTCCCGGAAGATCCTTCACGACCTGTTGCGGGAACGGTTGCGGTTTCGCGGAGCGATCATCTCCGACGCGCTGGAGATGAAGGCGATCGCGGGTCGTTACGGCATCGGGGAGGCGGCGGTCCTCGCCGTGACGGCCGGGTGCGACGTCGTGCTCGTGTGCCGGGGGGAGAAGGAGCAGGCGGAGGCGATCGACCGGCTGGTCCGGGAGACCCGGGACCGGCCTACGTTCCGGAGGGCGGCGGCGGCGGCGGCGGTTCGGTCGGGGCGGCTTCGGGCGTGGGCGTCGTCGAAAGAACGTTGTCGGCGGTCCCCGCGGGCGGTGGGGGCGGCACGGCATCG is a genomic window of Deltaproteobacteria bacterium containing:
- a CDS encoding ABC transporter permease; protein product: MSDRSGLLALLRRTARHRGAAVGMVLLALFLLAAVFAPVIAPRDPLEQKLDEGLSGPSASHWMGQDKFGRDVLSRLIHGARLSLAVGLGTVGISLLIGLAAGSLAGFLGGAADRIFTGVCDVLLAFPGILLAIGIAAVRGPSFGNVLFALSILGWVGYARVIRAQVLSVKTREFVESARAVGSSPSRLLLRHILPNAISPILVEATFGIARAIVAEAGLSFLGLGVAPPAASWGSMIGEGRHFLFIAPHLVTAPGAAILLTVMAFNFVGDGLRDALDVTTTTTP
- the nagZ gene encoding beta-N-acetylhexosaminidase, translated to MRHGDSIASPLWVGFEGKTLPATLSRWLARGEVGGVVLYSRNIESPAQVRGLCREIRSAAGRGNPLPLIAVDQEGGRVARLKDPPFTRFPPARACSLFCCRNESVAEGLGAATAAELRAVGIDVNFAPVLDVDSNPRNPVIGDRAFSEDPHTAAALGIAFAKGSLSRGILPVGKHFPGHGDTSADSHKELPVVRAGRQTLLRRELLPFRRAARAGIPALMTAHVMYPALDRALPATLSRKILHDLLRERLRFRGAIISDALEMKAIAGRYGIGEAAVLAVTAGCDVVLVCRGEKEQAEAIDRLVRETRDRPTFRRAAAAAAVRSGRLRAWASSKERCRRSPRAVGAARHR